From Pusillibacter faecalis, one genomic window encodes:
- the rbfA gene encoding 30S ribosome-binding factor RbfA → MSSNRIGRINEEIQRELSGQLRHLKDPRVSQVGMVSITRVDTTSDLRYARVYVSVLDKNQEKDVLKGLKSAAGFLRRELGRTLQLRYTPELQFIGDDSIQHGAHILELLRQVERETPISTEEEE, encoded by the coding sequence ATGTCAAGCAACCGAATCGGCCGCATCAACGAGGAAATCCAACGGGAGCTCAGCGGCCAGCTCCGCCACCTGAAGGACCCTCGAGTCTCCCAGGTGGGCATGGTCTCCATCACCCGGGTGGACACCACCAGCGATTTGCGCTACGCCCGGGTCTATGTCAGCGTCCTGGACAAAAATCAGGAAAAGGATGTATTAAAAGGCCTCAAATCCGCCGCCGGATTTTTGCGGCGGGAGCTGGGCCGGACGCTCCAGCTACGCTACACGCCGGAGCTGCAATTTATCGGCGACGACTCCATCCAGCATGGCGCTCATATTCTAGAGCTACTGCGCCAGGTGGAGCGGGAAACCCCCATCAGCACGGAGGAAGAGGAATGA